The DNA window GCGATTCCCAAGAGTTCTGCAGCCGGCGTGGACAAGTGGGCGCCCTTGCCCAGCCAGTAGCGAATCCTTTCTGTGTTCAGGGCCACCAAGCGCTCGTTGTAGTCGTTGGGCAGGGGATCAAAGGAGCCGACCTGCTCTATGACGGGCTGGTGCTGATTCTTGCGCCTCTAAAATAGGAATTCACATTAGTTTTAAGAAGTTATATCCCTTTTTATGGTCTAAAAATACCCACCTCCATGACCACAATGTGGTAGAAAGGCCGGTTCGTGCAGCCCAGGCGCACGAAACGTATGATCTTGGCCGACTTGGCGTAGAAGCGACCAATGCCACTGGCTGGCGACAGAGACATCTTAATTGTTTGtagatttaatacaaattttaataaaaaataaaagtgcaattGGAAAATGTGAATTGTTATGCAAAGCGTGACCGTTGAGGGATCTTTAAAAAACACCCAGACGCATGGTAATACTGGGCCAGTCAGCTCAAGCGTTGCCAGACGTTGCGCGAGCGATAGTTGCGGCCCGCTGACAACCCTGGCCCGCGCACACACAAGATGGCGTCAGAGAACGAGAAGCACGAACACTAAGGAATTTGTTCAGTGGTGTCTGTGTCTGTGAATTATATTGGAGGAAAAAGAgtgttttgtttataaatttaattgcaaaaacTGCACATAGCCACACGGGGCGCGTGCACACACATCgacgcacacgcacacccacGCCCACACGTCGCCAGAAGTCCGCAAAAACCGCGAGTGTTATCAATGGAGTGCTTTGCCCCAAACgccaattgaatttttttagaGACCGTGCCGAGGGACGGAAAAAAATGGCGCCCGCAGCCAGAGCAGCAACTTGACTTTCTTTTCGGTCCACATAGTAGTTCGCCCCCGTCTCGTCGTCGGCGAACGAATGCGGTGATTTTCTGTCGATTTCGTCGCAGTGCGATATCCCTAAGAAAACGAAGGGAATATAGAAAAAGTGCTTGAAAAGAAACCCAAACGACTTGAATTTGTTGTGTATATTTCGGACTATCGAGCACACAGccgcaaataaaaaaataccattaCCAATTCCACTTACTACTACTAGAAGGGAGGCTAGTATTTTGTACGTGCTTTagaatacatacatacatacctACATATACCACAAGCAAGCGAGAAGTGCAATTACATTTGCGTTTGGAAATTTTGCGCTTTTTTCTCTTCCGTTCCGTTCCGTCCTCCCCCCCTCGAAAAATCCCGCCCCGTCACCCCGCTCAACCCCCTCTCTCTCTGAACAATGTGCGCCGCCCAGAATCCGCCGCCCTTCGGCTATACCTGGGGCTTTGCTGACAACGGCAGCCGCGCCACCGAATCGGTCCTGGAGATATCGCCGAACATCAACTACACGGTCAGCGGGGAGTCGGTGAGTTTTACGCCTGAAATCTATATTACAGGGTATTGGGCCTTTGTAAGCTGCCAGGATATAGCCCCCACCCCCCCTCCAGGTGCGTGTGTAGgtgtgttgctgttgctttccCACACCGAATCGTGTTGTGGCCCAACCAACGCATACATGCGAACGCACACACGCACTGCGTTACACTCGCTCACTCGTCCGCTCGCCTCACCAACACTACTCGCTGCTTTCGGCAGCGAACTGTGTATGTATACGGCCCGACTGGCATTCACGTATACGGTATACCGAATACGTGGAAAAACGAGCGACTGCGACATACGGACGGGTATACATACGTATGTACACATGTACGCTGTACAATGTATATATGCATGCGCCACAGCCACACTTTATGTAACTGCGTTGTCATGCGAATATACGGATATGTACATACAGGGGGGTATTGGAGCGAGTGTGTTAGAATTCTTTTACCATACATCCACAGGGGGTTTTTCGTTTCCATTTCATTCGTAAACATTCATAATTTGGTATTTGTAAAGCGAATGCGTACACAAAGCACACATTTGCGCAAAGGAATGCCGATCCCAGTACCGAAATAAAAACACGCGCACCTGGCAAaagagtaaataaatacatggCCATTGCTAGTGCTCCAACTACCCCCACCACCCAAAAATCCCAGCAATTAATAAGCGGGAAGGTCGAGAAAACTTCAAAAGTCTGGCAGCTGGCAAAGGCAATCGATGCTAATCGATATTTTTCTAGACTATGTATCGCTAACCCAATTTAGGTtctattaataattattgcttTCCCTTGAtttgcttgttgttgctgggtttgttttgtttttatctttgGGCAGCAACAGTTTTTGTTGTGCAATTCAATGGAGAAATtacgtttgttttttttgttttttgctgtGACACTTACACAATTGCACATGCGGCGAATTCGCCGCACTTGCGCGCCCGATTTGTCCacgagtgtgcgtgtgtggcgAATTCGCCGCAGTTACTTGGCTGTTTGTATGAGTGTTATACACGCACAGAAATGACGTGTGCTCTTTGGTGTGCGTTTCGTCGTGCGTGTGTTTTGATTACTTTTGCCGCCTTACCGTTTTGGCGCccaacacgcacacactcaccGGCCACAATGTCCAATTGCACTCACAAACGCAGAGAGTGAAAAAGGCGCGCTTTTTGCGAACATCCCCTCTCGTCGTCAGCGCCCACCCCACCCCCCAGCCATCCACCGCTCTCTGTTTATCATCTGTTGCCGCACTGCTGGCTGCGCAGGTGTAGCGTGGTTATGGGCTATCAATCAGAGCGAGAAGCAAGCGGGGAAAGCAAAGCCAAGGCACGGTTAGAAGCACTAACCGCTAGCCTGGGGCGCAGCCTGCAGATCGTAGCATAGCGAGTGGCGACTGTACTGTCTGCAGAGTTCCAAAAAGCTTCACCAAGGTGGTCTTCCTGCGGAATGGCAAATGCCTTGGCTGGATTCAACGTCaactgaaaatatatattcttttgcAAAGCCAAATTATACTGAATGAATGAAACCCCTAAAGGAAAAGGGATTTAACTTTCTCAATTTAAGGTGTTATGAATGACAAtgttttcaaatattattagttTACACTAAAAGTTCCATACATTTGTTCATAGCACCTTTGATTAGAAAAGAAAtctacaaaattaatttattgataTCTTGATGAAAAAAAACTTTGTCAAATTAAGGGTTTAGAAGGGGAGATTTAATACATTATTAGTTTACATTATAcaattacaataataataataacagggCTTTTTATAGGATATGGTAGAAACATAGATTAGCAAaggaatttctttaaaacaatGCATGGACATCTTGCTTTAAAGAAGTAAGAAGAAAGccttaaatatatacataaattatacatattttgtatattgACTAAGCCATTGCTGCTTTTTAATAGCTTTATTAACACttaagaaatgtatttgtatttattggggagtaaaataaaaacactaaCCTTGAAAGTACCCCATCCGGCCATCATTACTAAACTCCTTTATTTTAGATGCCCTATCTGCTATCGACGGATGGATCATTAGCTGTTCAAAAGGACGTTAAAGGCCTGACAGCTGGCGGCAAAAATAATGTCGTACGTCGCATGTTCGTGGTAAACGATCCGTCATTTCCGCCTGGAACCCAGAGGTGCGTTGGATTAAGCCCACCAAAACAAATCTCCATCCCTATATCGTTCTCTGTTCGTATTCCAGAGTTATCACCGCTGGAGGATCGACGGTGGTCAAGAAGCAGGACCAAAATCAGCAGGTTCTGAGCCTCGACAAGAACTGTAAGTGAATCGATTTAGAGCGAACCAAAAACCCTTCGAATCGAATCAGTGTTGCACGCATTGCTGTTCTGTGTTGTGATTATCTATATATTTTGGGTTTTCTGTTAATCGATTGTTTTTCTCTCTCTACTcccgtttatttattttatttatatattttttaattctcgCTCGATCTCGCTCGCCCTTGAATTCAACCCCCGAAAAACCGAACCCGAAACCGAACCCCAAAATCCACCATCTCCTCCAAAAAACTCCCAACGTGCTTGTGTGTTTGCCCGTATTGCTATTGCACCTGATCCACCCACCGACCCACCGATCATCTCGCTATCGCACCACACAAACACCACATCATCAAATTTcaccacacactcgcacacacaacACCTCATCACTTGGCGGGCGGCGGGCGCGGGCTGATCGAaccttctccaatcggaacGATATGATACCATCAAAACGAAACAACAGATCTGCTGGTGGATCCGGCCAcggccgcagcagcagctgccgctgctggTGGGGATCAGGGGCTCGCCCACCACCACACGCTGACCAACGGCAGCATAGTTGATGCCAAGACCGGACAGACGGTGCTAACCGCCGGCTCTGCGGCGGCCAAGTCGCACTTCAGCTCGATCGGAGCGCTGCATCTCACGCAAGAGGAGTGCAATGAGATCCTGATCAAGCGCGCCATCGCTGCCGGCCACCATCAGACGCACACGATCACCGCTGCCGACGGATCCCATCACCATGCGTCCGGCGGGACACCAAGTAAGCATCTCAAATCTGTGTTTGTTACCACCCCTGCTCCGGTCCCCcactgctcctcctcctccacacacacactataCAATCGATCCACACCCTCCCGATTGAAGTAATCCCCTAGCCCCACCGGTTATACACCGTATATATACCCGGCATATTGGTACATTCTCGGTTCCGGTTGCTTCTTACCCGGTTGCGTGGCATAATTACGTTTTACGTTTGTAATCTTAGTTTTTGCCATTGTTTAGTTTGCCTAACGCTAACTTTAAGTTTGACTAACCCCCCGAAATAAacccaaattatttaatttgcatattcAGTTTGTTCGGatctttgatttttttccttttgtttcttttctacttttttttgtatcttccTTTGAATTCCATTTGGCTTTTGTTCCGTTGGCGGTGCAACAACACTCTTAGGTGACATACTTCCTGGTATTTCAGTTCAAGTACAGAAAGTAATACAAGGACTGGAAGATAACGAGGACTCGCAGGGCGAAGCACCCAACTTAAAGTTGGAGCCAGGCACATTAGAGTTGTCCCCGAAGACCGAACTACAGGAATCAATGCATTTCAGCGAAGTAAGTTGATCAACTTAAGAAAACTTCTAATGATTCACTAATGGATTTTCCGTGTTTCCCTTTAGACGGACGCCACCATCAAAAAGGAACGCCCGTACAGTTGCGACGAGTGCGGCAAGTCCTTTCTGCTCAAGCATCATCTGACAACCCACGCACGCGTGCACACAGGTGGTTGTTCTTGTTCCTGGCAGAATACCTCCAACCATCGAGCAGGCCTAATCATATCGTTTACCCCCCAGGTGAACGCCCCCACATCTGCACCCACTGCGGCAAGagcttcgcgcacaagcactGTCTCAACACTCACCTGCTTCTTCACTCCACGGAGCGACCCTATCAGTGCCAGGAGTGCAAGAAGAGCTTCACCCTCAAGCACCATCTGCTGACCCATTCGCGTGTCCATAGCCGCGAGCGACCGTTCGTCTGTCAGGAGTGCGGACGTGCCTTTCCGCTGAAGCGCCACCTGGTCACGCACAGCAAGTTCCACGCAGGCGAGCGACCCTATGTCTGCGAGGAATGCGGGGAGAGCTTTGCTCAGGAAAACCACCTGATTATGCACTCGCGGTGAGTGATCCATTAAAAAGAATACCTTATTGGCTGGTGTGACCTTCGTATTCTTCACCCGCACAGCTTCCATGGCTCGTTGAATCCATTTGTTTGTGCAGAGTGCGGAGCTTCGTTTCCACGCAAGTTCCAACTGGTTAACCACGGGCGCATTCACGGCAAGATCCCCCACTCGTGCACTGTGTGCGGCAAAGAATTTCTACAGAAGCGAACACTGGTTTCCCACATGAGGTGAGAACGGCATATCCTTACTGCCAAGAAGCCATCTCTAATCTTAACCTCTTTAAAAGGCGCGTACACACTGGCGAGCAGGCGCATCCCTGCGTCAGCTGCGGCGAGGGATTCCTTACCAAGGCCGAGCTACACCAGCATGTGAGGACGGCGCACAATGGCGTCAATCCGAACACAAGCAGTGCCACCATCATAGCCAATCAGCAGGTATATATCATAAACCTTTACtggaatatttatatatagattgacattttaaattaaaaactcaaGCAGCTGCAACAGGCCCATCACCATCAGGCCGGTCAACAGACGCATCCGCAGACCATAACTGTGGTGAGCAATCCGGGTAACTCCACGCTGCTAACTGTCTCCACGACAGATGCCAATGGCGTGGCGCGTCCACAGTTTGTGTGCCGGTATGTAGTGACCTTGGGTGGAATATCCCTTGGAATATACCTAAACCTTAATATATACTTTCAGCGAGTGTGGCAGCGCTTTTAACAGTCGAGAGGCCTTGGCACTTCACTTGCGCCTTCACACTGGCGATAAGAGCCTGATGACAGATCTGTGTGCCTTGACGGCCGCGCTGCCGGGACACTTCTTGAGCACGGCCAGCCTGAATCCAGGCACCGTGGTCACGGCCAACCCGAATCTGGTGGGCCAGAGCCCAGTGCCTGTGCAGATCATATCGTCCACCGGTCAGGTTATGTCGCAGACCACACTGGTGCAGGCCGCCAACTCGACCCATCCGCAGGCTGTGGTCACCGCGGTGCCCACGATGCCCGTAcacggccagcagcagcatctgcagcacgtggcccagcagcagcagcaacagcagcaacaacagcagcaacagcagcagcagcacgtTGTCGCCGTGGCGCCGGCCAACAAGCCCAAGTCGCATTTCTGCGCCAGCTGCGGCAAGGGATTCGCCGCCAAGCACGGACTCATGCAGCACAATAGGCGGCACCCGAACGGCGGATGCACGGTACGCACCCACGTGTGCGAGTGCGGCAAGGCCTTCTTCCAGAAGAACCACCTGATGCTGCACCAGCGCCAGCATCTCGAGACGAAGCCAGCCATATCCCAGCAACAGGTATGCTAGTCTCCAGACTCCCCGCCCAGTGCCTATCCGATAGCCCGATAATCAGATAATCAGTTAACCCATTTAACCTGATATCCCGTCACCCACGGATCCGATCCGATCTGATCTGAATCGCTCCGTTCCGCTCTTAAATGCTTTGATTTACACTACTTAGTTAGCGTTAAGTCTAATTCTAGTTGGGAGTAAGTTAGGCAGCCCTAACGTTCGTACTTGTAAAATACTAAGCACCTAAGCAATGTTATCAATTCAACAATAAACGATTCTTATTGGCATCCGCAAACTTTGTCGGTCAGTCGGGAGGCGGCGAACTGTTTTAGCTTACTCTTAGTTAAATGTCCGACTTGCTCTGCGTGTTCTACTGTCTGCAACGCCCGCCCCATTCTACCACCCATCTATATATGTACCATCGATCCAATGAAACCGAATCTGAAACATAATCGCATTACCTTTTCCAATACTTTGCAGCTTGTTGTACCAACTACTTCTTACTAAGAATTAAACGAaactgaaaaactgaaaaagataaataaaaccaCAAATGAACATTAAAAACTAATCAAACCAAAACCAACTCAAGCGACAACCGCTCGCACAGGCACACACGCACGCGTTTGagtttgaatttaaattcaatttcaaattcagATTCGAAAGGTATTGGAGACTTTGTATCCGAACCGATCGGATCTGCTGAGTCGAGGTGTGTGTACGTGTGCGGGTGTGTCTGCCTATGTGAAGGTGGCGTGTCTGTCTATGCGTGTTCTCTCACCAAATCTATAAATCAAAAGCAATCCATAACTCGGCAATGAATACAATCTAATATCGTATCGTATCAAATCGAATTCCATTCAAAGGCTTCAGTTTGCGCGTTTAGGTGTGTATGAAATATCCAAATTATCGCTAATTGTCTATAAGTGTTCCCTATATATCATGATATTATGTATGTCTTCCGTTGTTTTTGCtgattttattgttgtttgcCGTATGCTTAGAGATAATTCCTAGTTATAATCGACTCTGCCTGCGTCTGTCCTGTACCTCCCTTATCACCCTATAATGCTCCCTCTATTTATTTTCCCCTACCTCCGATGCTTGCAACACGTTGCTTGTGCTCTCTTTGCGTAATCTTTAGTTTAGTTCATATTATTTCTGCATATCTAGTCCGCTAGTCGAGATGCTAAAATGGCTGAACGAGTCTTCCCGAGTTGAGCTAAACCTCTTTTGTTCTTCCCCACTTTTACAGGAGGCCACTGCCCAGCAGCAATTGGCGGCTGCCGGCGAACAGCAGCAAGTGCAGGTGCAGATAATGCCCGATGGCCAGATCCACGGAAAGGTGATCAAGTACGAGATCTGCCGCAGTGTCTTGCCAGAGGatcagcagcaggagcagggcgACATGAGTGCGGACTAACCTGGAGCGATTGTAAATACGTGGCAAGTGCAACAGCGACACCAGCAAACACACATAGAGCAGCATACAGCATCAGA is part of the Drosophila biarmipes strain raj3 chromosome 2R, RU_DBia_V1.1, whole genome shotgun sequence genome and encodes:
- the LOC108036906 gene encoding zinc finger protein 665 isoform X1, giving the protein MCAAQNPPPFGYTWGFADNGSRATESVLEISPNINYTVSGESMPYLLSTDGSLAVQKDVKGLTAGGKNNVVRRMFVVNDPSFPPGTQRVITAGGSTVVKKQDQNQQVLSLDKNYLLVDPATAAAAAAAAGGDQGLAHHHTLTNGSIVDAKTGQTVLTAGSAAAKSHFSSIGALHLTQEECNEILIKRAIAAGHHQTHTITAADGSHHHASGGTPSGATTLLGDILPGISVQVQKVIQGLEDNEDSQGEAPNLKLEPGTLELSPKTELQESMHFSETDATIKKERPYSCDECGKSFLLKHHLTTHARVHTGGERPHICTHCGKSFAHKHCLNTHLLLHSTERPYQCQECKKSFTLKHHLLTHSRVHSRERPFVCQECGRAFPLKRHLVTHSKFHAGERPYVCEECGESFAQENHLIMHSRFHGSLNPFVCAECGASFPRKFQLVNHGRIHGKIPHSCTVCGKEFLQKRTLVSHMRRVHTGEQAHPCVSCGEGFLTKAELHQHVRTAHNGVNPNTSSATIIANQQQLQQAHHHQAGQQTHPQTITVVSNPGNSTLLTVSTTDANGVARPQFVCRECGSAFNSREALALHLRLHTGDKSLMTDLCALTAALPGHFLSTASLNPGTVVTANPNLVGQSPVPVQIISSTGQVMSQTTLVQAANSTHPQAVVTAVPTMPVHGQQQHLQHVAQQQQQQQQQQQQQQQQHVVAVAPANKPKSHFCASCGKGFAAKHGLMQHNRRHPNGGCTVRTHVCECGKAFFQKNHLMLHQRQHLETKPAISQQQEATAQQQLAAAGEQQQVQVQIMPDGQIHGKVIKYEICRSVLPEDQQQEQGDMSAD
- the LOC108036906 gene encoding zinc finger protein 615 isoform X12, whose translation is MCAAQNPPPFGYTWGFADNGSRATESVLEISPNINYTVSGESMPYLLSTDGSLAVQKDVKGLTAGGKNNVVRRMFVVNDPSFPPGTQRVITAGGSTVVKKQDQNQQVLSLDKNCDILPGISVQVQKVIQGLEDNEDSQGEAPNLKLEPGTLELSPKTELQESMHFSETDATIKKERPYSCDECGKSFLLKHHLTTHARVHTGERPHICTHCGKSFAHKHCLNTHLLLHSTERPYQCQECKKSFTLKHHLLTHSRVHSRERPFVCQECGRAFPLKRHLVTHSKFHAGERPYVCEECGESFAQENHLIMHSRFHGSLNPFVCAECGASFPRKFQLVNHGRIHGKIPHSCTVCGKEFLQKRTLVSHMRRVHTGEQAHPCVSCGEGFLTKAELHQHVRTAHNGVNPNTSSATIIANQQLQQAHHHQAGQQTHPQTITVVSNPGNSTLLTVSTTDANGVARPQFVCRECGSAFNSREALALHLRLHTGDKSLMTDLCALTAALPGHFLSTASLNPGTVVTANPNLVGQSPVPVQIISSTGQVMSQTTLVQAANSTHPQAVVTAVPTMPVHGQQQHLQHVAQQQQQQQQQQQQQQQQHVVAVAPANKPKSHFCASCGKGFAAKHGLMQHNRRHPNGGCTVRTHVCECGKAFFQKNHLMLHQRQHLETKPAISQQQVC
- the LOC108036906 gene encoding zinc finger protein 189 isoform X9, whose amino-acid sequence is MCAAQNPPPFGYTWGFADNGSRATESVLEISPNINYTVSGESMPYLLSTDGSLAVQKDVKGLTAGGKNNVVRRMFVVNDPSFPPGTQRVITAGGSTVVKKQDQNQQVLSLDKNYLLVDPATAAAAAAAAGGDQGLAHHHTLTNGSIVDAKTGQTVLTAGSAAAKSHFSSIGALHLTQEECNEILIKRAIAAGHHQTHTITAADGSHHHASGGTPSDILPGISVQVQKVIQGLEDNEDSQGEAPNLKLEPGTLELSPKTELQESMHFSETDATIKKERPYSCDECGKSFLLKHHLTTHARVHTGERPHICTHCGKSFAHKHCLNTHLLLHSTERPYQCQECKKSFTLKHHLLTHSRVHSRERPFVCQECGRAFPLKRHLVTHSKFHAGERPYVCEECGESFAQENHLIMHSRFHGSLNPFVCAECGASFPRKFQLVNHGRIHGKIPHSCTVCGKEFLQKRTLVSHMRRVHTGEQAHPCVSCGEGFLTKAELHQHVRTAHNGVNPNTSSATIIANQQQLQQAHHHQAGQQTHPQTITVVSNPGNSTLLTVSTTDANGVARPQFVCRECGSAFNSREALALHLRLHTGDKSLMTDLCALTAALPGHFLSTASLNPGTVVTANPNLVGQSPVPVQIISSTGQVMSQTTLVQAANSTHPQAVVTAVPTMPVHGQQQHLQHVAQQQQQQQQQQQQQQQQHVVAVAPANKPKSHFCASCGKGFAAKHGLMQHNRRHPNGGCTVRTHVCECGKAFFQKNHLMLHQRQHLETKPAISQQQVC
- the LOC108036906 gene encoding zinc finger protein 665 isoform X10 is translated as MCAAQNPPPFGYTWGFADNGSRATESVLEISPNINYTVSGESMPYLLSTDGSLAVQKDVKGLTAGGKNNVVRRMFVVNDPSFPPGTQRVITAGGSTVVKKQDQNQQVLSLDKNCDILPGISVQVQKVIQGLEDNEDSQGEAPNLKLEPGTLELSPKTELQESMHFSETDATIKKERPYSCDECGKSFLLKHHLTTHARVHTGGERPHICTHCGKSFAHKHCLNTHLLLHSTERPYQCQECKKSFTLKHHLLTHSRVHSRERPFVCQECGRAFPLKRHLVTHSKFHAGERPYVCEECGESFAQENHLIMHSRFHGSLNPFVCAECGASFPRKFQLVNHGRIHGKIPHSCTVCGKEFLQKRTLVSHMRRVHTGEQAHPCVSCGEGFLTKAELHQHVRTAHNGVNPNTSSATIIANQQQLQQAHHHQAGQQTHPQTITVVSNPGNSTLLTVSTTDANGVARPQFVCRECGSAFNSREALALHLRLHTGDKSLMTDLCALTAALPGHFLSTASLNPGTVVTANPNLVGQSPVPVQIISSTGQVMSQTTLVQAANSTHPQAVVTAVPTMPVHGQQQHLQHVAQQQQQQQQQQQQQQQQHVVAVAPANKPKSHFCASCGKGFAAKHGLMQHNRRHPNGGCTVRTHVCECGKAFFQKNHLMLHQRQHLETKPAISQQQEATAQQQLAAAGEQQQVQVQIMPDGQIHGKVIKYEICRSVLPEDQQQEQGDMSAD